A portion of the Actomonas aquatica genome contains these proteins:
- a CDS encoding efflux RND transporter periplasmic adaptor subunit produces the protein MALKPLQVSDWLQPSSQRDEPQFWREWLRQAAPALDASCVMLLRPAQADGQGPRTLLRAGEQTRDIPTRLIAKAMAHGPLQLASAELGGGTFALRLPWDELSDDPLVAVGEVRPATWGTDGPDAAWQDRVLLWGAAVGRRRRIREVGTTRRRADELAHALELAVLVRAQRGFKAAALEVCNQLADRHAADRVVLGWWHEPYVKVAAVSQMNQVEDRMAAVGAVEAAMEETIEQDAALLWPVPPAAEGESVATEIVAQHAALGRDQGFAHLCTLPLRDGERVVGAVTWHRQEGAFTADDAAAFALVLDGLTPLLVEKERAEGWWGRRLKRAAEESLRRHWNLQHPWPKLGAVAAAITLAVLLLVHVPLRVEAEFTLRPERQMVFSAPFDGFVESVAVEPGDFVAAGQPLYALDGTALRLEEAEMLADLSRYVREREQAEAKRDLAAMRVAEAQRDQVQARLARLRRRIAQTAAQAPFAGFVLDDGNLRERLGAPVRQGDSLLRFAQLDGLYFELAVPEADAPLIADGTPVEIAFRSRPDETITATVTRIEPEAVVQAEGAVFIVRAAPDGALPDWWRPGMTGIGKLITEKRSLADIFTRRLRDWLRLQLWW, from the coding sequence GTGGCCCTGAAACCGCTGCAGGTCTCCGACTGGCTGCAACCCAGCTCGCAGCGCGACGAACCGCAGTTTTGGCGTGAGTGGCTGCGGCAGGCCGCCCCCGCGCTGGACGCGAGTTGTGTCATGCTGCTGCGCCCGGCGCAGGCCGACGGCCAGGGCCCGCGAACCTTGCTGCGGGCCGGCGAGCAGACTCGCGACATCCCCACGCGCTTGATCGCCAAAGCTATGGCGCATGGACCGCTGCAATTGGCCTCGGCTGAGCTGGGCGGCGGCACCTTCGCGCTGCGTTTGCCCTGGGACGAGCTGAGTGACGATCCGCTGGTGGCGGTGGGCGAAGTGCGACCGGCCACGTGGGGCACCGATGGCCCGGATGCGGCTTGGCAGGACCGGGTGTTGTTGTGGGGCGCCGCGGTGGGACGGCGTCGCCGTATCCGTGAAGTGGGCACAACCCGCCGTCGGGCCGATGAACTGGCGCATGCGCTGGAGCTGGCGGTGTTGGTGCGGGCGCAACGTGGCTTCAAGGCGGCCGCTTTGGAGGTCTGCAATCAGCTCGCCGACCGCCACGCCGCCGACCGGGTGGTGCTCGGTTGGTGGCACGAGCCCTACGTGAAGGTCGCGGCGGTCAGCCAGATGAATCAGGTGGAGGACCGCATGGCGGCGGTGGGGGCGGTGGAGGCCGCCATGGAGGAGACGATCGAACAGGACGCCGCATTGCTCTGGCCGGTGCCGCCGGCCGCGGAAGGGGAGTCGGTGGCGACGGAGATTGTGGCACAACACGCCGCGCTCGGGCGCGACCAAGGATTTGCGCACCTTTGCACGCTGCCGCTGCGAGATGGCGAGCGGGTGGTGGGGGCCGTCACCTGGCACCGGCAGGAGGGCGCGTTCACGGCCGACGATGCGGCGGCATTTGCGTTGGTGCTCGATGGGCTGACCCCGTTACTGGTCGAAAAGGAGCGCGCCGAAGGCTGGTGGGGGCGGCGGCTCAAACGAGCGGCGGAGGAGTCACTGCGTCGCCATTGGAACCTGCAGCACCCGTGGCCCAAGCTCGGCGCGGTGGCGGCGGCGATCACTCTCGCGGTCCTGTTGTTGGTGCACGTGCCCCTGCGCGTGGAGGCGGAGTTCACACTGCGGCCGGAGCGCCAGATGGTGTTCAGCGCGCCGTTCGATGGGTTTGTCGAGAGCGTGGCGGTGGAGCCGGGCGACTTTGTGGCGGCCGGGCAACCGCTCTATGCGCTCGACGGCACGGCGCTGCGGCTGGAGGAGGCCGAGATGTTGGCCGACCTGAGTCGCTATGTGCGCGAGCGGGAGCAGGCGGAGGCCAAACGTGATCTGGCCGCCATGCGGGTGGCCGAAGCGCAGCGGGATCAGGTGCAGGCGCGTTTGGCGCGACTGCGGCGACGCATCGCGCAGACGGCGGCGCAGGCACCCTTTGCCGGTTTTGTGTTGGACGATGGCAACCTGCGCGAGCGTTTGGGCGCGCCGGTGCGGCAGGGCGATTCCCTGCTGCGTTTTGCGCAGCTGGATGGGCTCTATTTTGAGTTGGCGGTGCCGGAGGCGGATGCGCCGTTGATCGCGGACGGCACACCGGTCGAGATCGCCTTTCGCAGTCGACCCGATGAAACCATCACGGCGACGGTGACGCGCATCGAACCGGAGGCGGTGGTGCAGGCGGAAGGCGCGGTCTTCATCGTGCGTGCCGCCCCGGATGGCGCACTGCCCGATTGGTGGCGCCCAGGCATGACCGGTATCGGAAAACTCATTACGGAAAAGCGCAGCCTGGCTGACATCTTCACCCGCCGCCTCCGCGACTGGCTCCGCCTCCAACTCTGGTGGTGA
- a CDS encoding efflux RND transporter periplasmic adaptor subunit, whose product MAGIGIAAGAVAAPPIEIVLEPVRSMVVSAPVDGVIESIAVDEGDTVKADALLVTFVHAQEDLRVERAQEVLRKREFDAKGTAQLFADDMTSETEKLEKEIEQRVAEIELAEALDQLSRRLVRAVHDGVVTVRHHEAGEYVERGEPLLALVDQSQLDARFYVHPEEGLTLQVGDTVWVRVPLVDVVLPCRIVFVDPLVDPSSGLMRARARVDNTAGRFKPGLRGWVSLAEEEPAQWP is encoded by the coding sequence TTGGCCGGGATAGGAATCGCGGCTGGCGCCGTCGCGGCGCCGCCGATCGAGATCGTGCTCGAGCCCGTGCGTTCGATGGTGGTGAGCGCACCGGTCGACGGCGTGATCGAATCCATCGCGGTCGACGAGGGCGATACGGTGAAAGCCGACGCGCTCTTGGTGACCTTTGTCCATGCGCAGGAAGATTTGCGGGTGGAACGTGCGCAGGAGGTTCTGCGCAAGCGTGAGTTTGATGCCAAGGGCACCGCCCAACTCTTTGCCGACGACATGACCAGTGAGACGGAGAAGCTGGAAAAGGAGATCGAACAACGCGTGGCCGAGATCGAACTCGCCGAAGCCCTCGATCAACTCAGTCGCCGGCTGGTGCGTGCGGTGCATGACGGTGTCGTCACGGTGCGCCATCACGAGGCCGGCGAATACGTCGAACGCGGTGAACCTTTGCTGGCGTTGGTGGATCAGTCGCAGCTCGACGCTCGTTTTTATGTTCATCCGGAAGAGGGTCTCACCCTACAGGTGGGGGACACCGTTTGGGTGCGGGTGCCGCTGGTCGATGTGGTGTTGCCCTGTCGCATCGTGTTTGTGGATCCCTTGGTGGATCCCTCCAGCGGGCTCATGCGCGCACGAGCCCGGGTCGACAATACCGCCGGACGTTTTAAGCCCGGACTGCGCGGGTGGGTGAGTCTGGCCGAGGAGGAGCCCGCCCAGTGGCCCTGA
- a CDS encoding TolC family protein gives MTLKHAVASGLATALTASVLAQVPLTERSALERALSANFDLQVEALTPQIAAQEILVEEAAFLPSAFAEANYEDNRKSQNSIDFAALQQRLFEEENVVMRGGVGGKLPWGTTYEVSLQMRELDNSVNRSGLPNALFSPEFDAFGGITLRQPLLRGFGKAANLANLRVARAQLLITERTREIMVNNKCVEVLNAFYDLAYAEANVAVKQSAVGVADQFLNETNRRRELGMLSPVDVSEANVRVSEANEELIQARDFLRERQLEMVRLLALPTSASGVTSLPTVDAVLLESAPVFSKAEFFPAALEARPDFQLARERVGQESIRQAAARNEALPQLDLHFSYGLYGLAGDYGDAIDRAYSADEPQWSGGLSVTVPLSRRDGRAKSQAAALRLRQAELRVDQLEERISIEIENAVSRLEVLGQRLATARESVRFAEEGLNLERARLENGQTSGFAVSELQRRLADSRTRELAARVDLTKAVTELHSVSGRLLAHHGIEVTRDDSAATHRGLNIMAPFDALMQ, from the coding sequence ATGACACTTAAACACGCTGTCGCCAGCGGATTGGCGACTGCTCTCACCGCCTCCGTCCTGGCGCAGGTTCCCCTGACCGAACGCTCCGCTTTGGAGCGCGCGCTCTCCGCCAATTTTGACCTCCAGGTCGAAGCCCTCACGCCGCAGATCGCGGCGCAGGAGATCCTCGTGGAAGAAGCCGCGTTCCTGCCGTCCGCCTTCGCCGAGGCCAACTACGAGGACAACCGCAAGTCCCAGAACTCGATCGATTTTGCCGCGCTCCAGCAGCGCCTGTTTGAAGAAGAGAACGTGGTGATGCGGGGAGGCGTGGGCGGCAAACTCCCGTGGGGCACGACCTACGAGGTGTCGCTGCAGATGCGCGAACTGGACAACTCCGTGAACCGCTCCGGCCTGCCCAATGCACTCTTCTCGCCGGAGTTTGATGCCTTCGGCGGGATCACCCTGCGCCAGCCTCTGCTGCGCGGATTCGGCAAAGCCGCCAACCTCGCCAACCTGCGCGTCGCACGCGCCCAGTTGCTCATCACCGAACGCACTCGCGAGATCATGGTGAACAACAAGTGTGTCGAGGTCCTTAATGCCTTCTACGATCTCGCCTACGCCGAAGCCAACGTGGCGGTGAAGCAAAGCGCCGTTGGCGTGGCCGATCAGTTTCTCAACGAAACCAACCGTCGTCGCGAACTCGGCATGTTGAGTCCGGTGGATGTGTCCGAAGCCAACGTGCGCGTGTCCGAGGCCAACGAGGAACTCATCCAAGCCCGCGACTTCCTGCGCGAGCGTCAGCTCGAGATGGTGCGCCTGCTCGCGTTGCCGACCTCGGCCAGCGGTGTGACCTCGTTGCCCACGGTCGACGCCGTGCTGCTCGAATCCGCGCCGGTCTTCAGCAAGGCCGAGTTTTTCCCCGCTGCGCTCGAAGCGCGGCCGGACTTTCAGCTCGCTCGCGAGCGGGTAGGGCAGGAGTCGATTCGCCAGGCGGCCGCCCGCAACGAGGCGCTGCCGCAGCTCGACCTACATTTTTCCTACGGCCTTTACGGTCTTGCGGGCGATTACGGTGATGCCATCGACCGCGCCTACTCGGCCGATGAACCGCAGTGGAGCGGCGGACTCAGCGTGACGGTTCCTCTCAGCCGTCGCGACGGCCGCGCCAAGTCCCAAGCCGCCGCCCTGCGCCTGCGCCAGGCCGAGCTGCGCGTGGATCAGTTGGAAGAACGTATTTCGATCGAGATCGAAAACGCGGTGAGTCGTCTCGAAGTCCTCGGGCAACGCCTCGCCACGGCCCGCGAGTCGGTGCGTTTTGCCGAGGAGGGCCTCAACCTCGAGCGCGCCCGTCTTGAGAACGGACAGACTTCCGGTTTTGCGGTATCCGAATTGCAACGACGCCTGGCCGACTCCCGCACCCGCGAACTCGCCGCCCGCGTCGACCTCACCAAGGCCGTGACCGAGCTGCACTCCGTGAGCGGCCGCCTGCTCGCCCACCATGGCATCGAGGTGACCCGCGATGACTCGGCCGCGACCCACCGCGGACTCAACATCATGGCGCCCTTCGACGCCCTGATGCAGTGA